In Aegilops tauschii subsp. strangulata cultivar AL8/78 chromosome 3, Aet v6.0, whole genome shotgun sequence, one genomic interval encodes:
- the LOC120975861 gene encoding uncharacterized protein, whose protein sequence is MHRVAFNAQADLKNVVSSENASKSMLTEYFKANEKHPWARHILYKDFPGSFTWEKKKKFWKRRVERFQIGRIVSANPAEGERYYLCVLLNHVPGKTSFEDLLTVDGVVCGSFREAGERLGLIEADNTLDDCLTEAEQWAMPCSLRRLFATILVHCEPGDVRGLWDRHLEPMSDDYRRTRTSPNEVEQMVLLDIRGMLQSMGKDIIDFALPTINDAFDPTEGEAREIIEESTVEFDESDTKLSSSLNFEQRAAYDEILAAVECGDGGIFFVDGPGGTGKTFLYRAMLAKVRREGKIVIATATSGVATSIMPGGRTAHSRFKIPLSCDDGASCSFTKQSGTAKLLRMASLILWDEASMTKRQAVEALDNSMRDIMGIRDRPFGGKTVVFGGDFRQVLPVVRRGSRGQIIDASLRSSHLWKSMRQLRLITNMRAHNDTWFTDYLLRVGNGTEEADDQGNILLLDDICLPSIGEVDDLEKLIDHVFPSLDDNMADSSYMTSRAILSTTNDNVDKINIRMIERFHRDEVIYHSFDSAEDDPYGYYAPEFLNGLTPNGLPPHALKLKLNCPVILLRNIDPANGLCNGTRLVVRGFERNTIDAEIVIGQHAGRRVFLPRVPLCPSDNDMFPFKFKRKQFPIRLSFAMMINKAQGQTIPIVGVYLPNPVFSHGQLYVALSRATAKRNITILIQKEKPKEKSNKQHNNPKKHKRPTVSLLTSMKNIVYKEVLTG, encoded by the coding sequence ATGCACAGGGTTGCATTCAATGCACAGGCTGACTTGAAGAATGTTGTATCCTCCGAGAATGCTTCAAAATCCATGTTAACGGAGTATTTCAAGGCAAACGAAAAACACCCTTGGGCAAGGCATATATTGTACAAGGATTTCCCCGGAAGCTTCACGTGGGAGAAGAAAAAGAAGTTCTGGAAGAGGCGGGTGGAGCGTTTTCAAATAGGTCGTATCGTGTCTGCCAATCCTGCCGAGGGGGAGCGATACTACCTTTGTGTGTTGTTGAACCATGTTCCGGGGAAAACATCATTTGAGGACTTGCTCACCGTCGACGGCGTGGTATGTGGGAGCTTTAGAGAGGCCGGTGAAAGGTTGGGACTCATCGAGGCAGACAACACGCTCGACGACTGTCTTACTGAGGCGGAGCAGTGGGCTATGCCATGTTCTCTTAGGAGGCTCTTTGCAACAATCTTGGTGCACTGCGAGCCAGGCGACGTGCGCGGTTTATGGGATAGACACCTCGAGCCTATGTCCGATGACTACCGTCGGACACGCACGTCCCCGAACGAGGTGGAGCAGATGGTGTTGCTTGACATTAGGGGTATGTTGCAGTCTATGGGTAAAGACATTATTGATTTTGCTCTTCCAACGATCAATGATGCATTTGACCCAACCGAGGGCGAGGCCAGAGAGATCATCGAGGAATCAACTGTTGAGTTTGACGAAAGTGACACTAAATTGTCATCTTCCCTGAATTTTGAGCAAAGGGCTGCATACGACGAGATACTAGCGGCTGTTGAATGCGGTGATGGGGGTATATTCTTCGTTGATGGCCCTGGAGGTACGGGGAAGACCTTCCTCTACAGGGCGATGCTCGCCAAGGTGAGGCGCGAGGGAAAGATTGttatcgctaccgcgacgtcgggCGTCGCTACTTCTATCATGCCTGGCGGCAGGACTGCCCACTCGAGGTTCAAAATCCCACTGAGTTGCGATGATGGAGCCTCGTGCAGCTTCACCAAGCAGAGTGGGACCGCCAAGCTGCTAAGGATGGCCTCATTGATACTATGGGACGAGGCCAGCATGACTAAGCGACAAGCGGTTGAGGCATTAGACAATAGCATGCGTGACATCATGGGAATACGCGACCGACCCTTTGGAGGAAAGACTGTTGTTTTTGGCGGGGACTTTAGGCAGGTGCTTCCGGTCGTCAGAAGGGGGTCACGGGGCCAGATAATTGATGCAAGCCTCCGAAGTTCTCATCTATGGAAGAGTATGCGGCAGCTTCGGCTCATCACCAACATGAGGGCTCATAATGACACGTGGTTTACAGATTACTTGCTCAGGGTCGGTAATGGCACAGAGGAAGCCGACGATCAAGGCAACATACTACTCCTTGATGATATTTGTCTGCCGTCTATAGGCGAggttgacgacctggagaagctGATTGACCACGTGTTTCCGAGTCTAGATGACAACATGGCAGATTCGAGTTACATGACATCTCGCGCAATCCTTTCCACGACAAATGACAACGTCGACAAGATAAACATCCGCATGATAGAGCGTTTCCACAGAGATGAAGTAATCTACCATAGCTTTGACAGTGCGGAGGACGACCCATATGGCTACTACGCTCCTGAGTTTCTGAACGGATTGACTCCCAATGGTCTTCCTCCGCATGCACTCAAACTAAAGCTGAACTGCCCGGTGATACTTCTAAGGAACATTGATCCAGCTAATGGGCTATGTAACGGGACTAGGCTTGTTGTTAGAGGTTTTGAGAGGAACACCATTGATGCAGAAATCGTGATTGGACAACACGCTGGTAGGAGGGTCTTCCTTCCTCGAGTACCTCTGTGCCCATCTGACAACGACATGTTTCCATTCAAGTTTAAGAGGAAGCAATTTCCTATAAGGCTTAGCTTTGCTATGATGATTAACAAGGCTCAAGGGCAGACCATCCCCATTGTTGGTGTGTATCTACCTAATCCGGTGTTCTCTCATGGTCAACTCTATGTTGCTTTGTCTCGAGCCACCGCGAAGAGAAACATAACAATACTCATTCAGAAGGAGAAGCCAAAGGAGAAGTCCAACAAGCAACATAACAATCCGAAGAAGCATAAAAGACCGACCGTGTCCTTGCTGACCTCAATGAAGAACATCGTCTACAAGGAAGTACTTACAGGCTGA